In Motacilla alba alba isolate MOTALB_02 chromosome 2, Motacilla_alba_V1.0_pri, whole genome shotgun sequence, the DNA window tgtatttgctttgtttcattgaTATAATGTCATCTGAAACATTCCCCCACCATTGGGGCTTGAATTTTGCAGCATCCTTAGCCTCTTTAGGCATGTAAGACACAGCTAAACATGGCTCTTTAAAACATCCTGGTGAGTTTGTCCTGGGGTGAATGATTTCAGCGTAGAGACCTGAGATGcattctttttctgtgcttggaAGTATTGGCTTTTGAGTGACTGAGTGGATGGGCTGCTGGGGGAATTAGGACAGCAAGCCCTGATGTTACAACATGCcaggaagaaaaaccaaaccagagtAGTATAGCATTATAGTCTGGTTCTGGTTTTCATCTTGGCTGTTCCTCAGGGAGACAGAGCGGAACAGCAGAGTTTGCTGGGAGTCATGTtaattttcacagatttttgtaTACTCATCTGCAATTCAGGGGATTTAGTGATCCAAATACAGGTGGAACATATCCTTAACCTCTCCCCAACACAATATGTATGAAAATATATACACTGACATGCATTTTTTCTTATAGCCAAAAGGAGACTTCACTGCTTGACTTCATGTCTTCCCTGAGAAGGTTCAGACTTTTTCAGGAATGAATGTGTAGTCACTAGTGACATGTGGCCTAGAATACTTTCTTTCCCATTCCATTGGCATCTAAAATCTTTGTTGTGGATAGCTCTGGAAACATCCTTCTTGTACTTTATTCTTAAGTATATAGGCATAAAATCTTTCATTACAAACCAGAGCTATCCTGCTTTCTAAGTCATCCTAGAAGTGTTGAATTATGATGACAAACATGCAAAGAAAACCACAGTAAAGAGTTTGTTGCTAGCAAAATGTCtgtattaaaatacaaagaaaactTCCCTACTGGGAACAGTAATTATTGGACTCTCTTTTGTATGGTACTAACAGCATTGTAGGTTCCATTTCGAAACAGACCGCAATGTTCTTGAGGAATGAATTCCACCACTGTCAGTCTGAACCTCAGCCTAAACCACAAAGGGTTCAAAAACTATAGTATTGTGCATCCTATCAATATTCCAGCATCATGGCACTGGCTTACTGCAACGTGTCCCATCAGATGTGGGTTATATCTGAACACTGCTTGGTGATGGCAAGCTCAGAGGGCTTCCTATTGTGTTTGAGAAGGTGATGTTTGCGTTGGAGCACTTGGAGTTCTTGTTCATACCCAGGATGTCTGCATTAGTTTGCTCTGGCTCGGTTTTCCTGAAGATGTTTTTCATGGTTGACTGGAAGTTATTGGTGACAAAGCAATAGACAATGGGGTCCATGCAGCTATTGAGGCTACTCAGAGTCACTGTCACGTGGTAGACGAGGAGGCTGACATTGTGGGGCATGTCTGGGTTGATGGAGATTGCGACCTGCAGCACATGGAAAGGAGTGAAGCAGATCATGAAGATGATGAGGACGGTGATaaggagctgcacagccctcaTTCTCCTCTCCCGACTCTGGTGCATGAGGCTGGGCTTGGACAGGGCACACATAATCCTGGTGGTGAAGAAGATGATTATGATGAGGGGGAAGAAGTACTCGCAGACCATCAGGACTAGGATCTTGGAGAGGCAGCACTTGGCAAATCGTATTGCCATGGTCAGGATGGAGAAAGTCACCACAGTGGCAAAGATCCAAATGAAGATGCAGATCCCCTTGGCACAGGTGGGGTTCCTCCATTTACGTGAGGCTTCCACCTGCACTATTGCCAGGTAGCGGTCAACGCAGATGCACGTCAAGAAGAGGATGCTGCAGTACATGTTGACAAAGTAGCCAAAGATGTGAACCAAGGAACAATTCTTGCAATCCCCTGCACTGTAGAACATGATGATCCGGACAGGCAAGGAAAAGCCCACCAGGAGATCAGTTACAATCAAGTTGATGGTGTAAATAACAGAGGTGGTTTTTGTCTTGGTACGGAAGCAGAAGACATACAGCGCCAAGCTGTTCAGAACAACACCCACCAGGAAAATGATGGCATTGACTACCATCAGGACAATCCACAGGCTATAAAAATCTGTGAACAATTGTTTGTCTGAGTGGATGAACTTGGAGAACAAGTTGATGTTGGAGTTAGGTTGCTCGGTGGAATTGATAGAGTCAAGGGCTGGCATTTGGGTGGAGGAGGTCGGCATGGTCATTGACTTCCAGTaatctggaagaaaagaaatggagcTATAGTGATAAATATGTCAGCATTCCTTAGGGCTCAAAATCTTGTcacttaaaaacattttaccCAGCATATTTGCCCATCCTGAGTAGTAGATCCCCATCTACCAATATGTAATTACCAATAATTGCAAGAAAAGTACCTGTGTTTATAATTAGTGTCTTGTAGTGGTTCCAGATGCATGTTTTAGGGAAGAGACACACACCCCACTTCaagtttctcttcctcttccttgtACAAAAATGGTTTTAAGGCCAGAAGACCTTTGCATAACCATAACCCCAGCATCTGATTCCTAAAATTTCCCTTGCCTTGGGCAGGTGATCCCATTAGAGAGTTAGATGCAGCAGTGTTTTCAGGAGCTGTAAGATTTCCCAGTAATCAAAGAAAGGCTGAATTTTctgagaaagcagaagcagGTTGTGTGGCATCTTCTACAGATATGTGTTCACATCAACAGCAGCCAGAAGATTTCAAGCTAAGGGTGTAAGCCACTGGTCCTGCCAGGGTTTGACAGTTTAATTTGCAAATCATTCCTGACTTATACACTATTTTAAACTGATTTGTAtattaaaaagatttaaaaaaaagacaaatatataCAGAGACTTGGCTggtttcaataaaaataaatggttgAAAAATGTCTGGAATATCTCAAagtggctgggcagggctttgAGGTTAAAAAATCAGCTTGGATCAGCAGAGAATGATGCTGAAAGAGTTGATTTATGAGGGTTTGAAATCCCTGCTAATGAGCCAAATGCAGAAGGACTGGGAGACAAGGAGCTGCAAACACATGTCCCAGTGCTCACAGAACTGCAGTGGGTGTCTCAGTGTAGAAGTCTGGAATTGCTGAGGGAGTCAGGATGTCCAGCTCCCCCAGGCATACCCCATCCtctggcagatttttttcccctcctctaaTGTTTTTTGCTGCTTATGGGGATCAGGAGGATGGACCAAAGGTGCTGTATCACCTGTGAGGTGCTTCAGGCTGTTGGTGGCTGTGTATAAAGTGGAGGAGGAAGCTACTTAGGACAAAAGTGAAAAGTAGATCCTGAAGAGAGTCCCTGCTGgccaaaagaaaatgttctgcaGTGACAGTACTGAGTCCAGAGaacaccacagcagctctgagcctgcCTCATGAGTGCCAAAGCCTtcttctgcctgcctgccatgtctctctgcatttcctgcatATAACACTCCTAATGTATCTCACCAGTGTTTGGCCAATAGTCAACATTCAAGATCAGTAGTCCTCATGGGATGCTACAGCCTAGTTGTGATTACTCTGCTGGGTTCATTCAAGCCAGGTGAGAGTGAAGCAGAACATTTGttgagaaaaagcagagattaGGACTGAGAATTTAGAAGAGCAGGTGTGAAAATTCTTGGAGAAGTGACTTTGCCATCATGATGGATCTTGGGTTTGTTGGCCTGGAATCTGGGGATTGCTTTAGTTTCTTCTTGCCTCAGTCTGTGGAACTGGTTTGAAGGAAAAAGCTAGTTTTTAATGTCCTTGAGCTCAGAAGGATATTTCTAACCAAatgtcaatttttaaaatttagataGACACTGAAGCCCAAGGAGTTGAATTGTCCATTGGAATGGCTGATGCTCAAACATAAAGCCCTCCTGAGATCCAACCTAGTGCCAGAATACACTGCAGGACTGAAATCCTGAAGCCTGAGGTCAGGCCACCTGTAATGCCCCAAAGAATTACTGGACAAAGAGGAACAATGCTAGTTTCTGTCCTCTTTTCCCTCTAGGCCATCTCCAGCAGAAACCAGACGTTGGAACACCATCTGTTTTGGGAATGACCAGAATACCTCACCCGGCACTGAGCTCCGGTGGCAGCCAAAGTAGCACACATGTTCATGGCATTTTGTTTGGGTCTGACTGAGCCTGCAGACTCCTGAGGGAGAGTCTTGTCTCTTCCACATTTTGTGCCAAGcacactgacagaaaaaaaccagggAAAACTGGCCCCAAAATAGGCTGAAATTAGTGGAGTTGCAAAGTCTGGCACCTGAGAAAGATGCATGGGGATGATGCAGAGCCCTGGCCCATTTTCTACTGATTTCCTAAAGTTCTCACCATcttctctgtttgtttgtttcactctttaattatgaaaacaaactgaaatgaGCAGATGCCTGGATCTGCTCCCAGATTTCTCTTTGCAGATGCTATCAAGAGGAGCACTGTGGAAGCCAAGGAATAAAGAAAGACTGTGATGCCCCTGGAGTGCAGTGTGAGCTTGTATATCTGTGCTCAGACACATACCTGAGCAAGGGGAGAAGACAAAAtcacccatcccatccctgaaTTTGCACAAAACTCTATTGAATTGCACATGCATTTGTCTTCTCATTGTAATTCCATGGCACTGGCTGTTTGCTCTGATTTTGCCTCTTGTTAGTAGCTTGTCTCCTCTGGGAGATTTTTGTTCAGTTTGAGATCCCTTATCACAAACACCTGATATTCATcctattttgccttttttgtctCAAAGAAATCAGCAATTCCAAATACATTCAAATGTTCCTCATCCTCCCAATGCCTTTGAGGGATGTAGGACATGTTACAGgcaaatagaaaattaaaataatcagcaTATACAATGTCTTGGCTTACATAGCCACCTTTTCTACTGAGCCCCATGTGCAAGGAAATAAACTCCAGATATTGTAAATTGCTGAAAAACAACAGGTAACATTGTCTTTGCCAAATTAAATATGCAAAGAAGTGCTGCATTAGAGCTTTCCCAGTCCATCGCTGCCCTATCTGAACTCAAAATCCAAACAACTACATGAAAGAAGTCTCAGCAAATTTAATTAATCCTGAAGATTTCCTCCCTGACAGTCTGTGGAAAAGCTGCCTCTTGGGCTGTGGTGGGAAAAATCTTCCTCTAATCAAATTGTTACTGATGGATGTTTGGGTGAATGgcctcttcctttctttgtgGGACTGTTCTCATCTCATGGCTCAGAAGCAGAAAGGATGGAGAACTGGACTAGCAAAGCAATAGAATTCCTCTGAGTGTTTTTAATGAGATGGAGCCGAACCAAACCCCCAGTTTACAGATGCTAAGGATTTTTCCGTTGTGGGACTCCAAGCCCGTGAGAAAGGTACATTGCCCCATTTTGCAACACAGAAAGGCAGCCTGACCTTGTGTCTGAGCAAGGCTAAAGTATTTCCAAGGATTTTGCATTCTTCCTCTCTCTGAGTCCAAATACTATCTCAACCAGGTCTCTTTCCCTACCATCAGACATATTCATGCAGGTATTAAAGTGAGTAATTTCAGCTACTCATCACCATGATGTGGTGGCATGTGGAAGTCAGTGAGGGGCATGGCTAAATTACTGAAGGGCTTTGCAGCCTCTGCAAAcctttattttgctgtgttttgtactATTTATTGCTCATGACTACAGCATGAGGTCATGCAGAGCTGCAAGAGCTACCTTTACTTTTAGAGCAAATAGACTTTGGGTTAACCCCCTTCCTAAAATCCTCAAAGAGCTTGGAGCTTAGTCTACTTCATACCTTCCTGAGCTCTCAGCCCCCCAGATTTCCATGCAATCCCTGTTTCTTGGAGCTGGCAGTCTGCAAAGCCCAAGATGGGTAAATATGCATCCTTTTGAGTGCTGTCTGACCGTGCCAGTTGGCCTATGCTGTTATGTTATACCTCTCAGGCTGGATTTTGTCTGTCTGGCTGGAAAACTGTGGGTAGCATTTCCTTAAAAGTACAGCAGGAATCTGAGTAGAAATGGGATAAAGGGAGGGACAGAGAATGGAGGCTGACCTGCTTTCCCTCATTCTGATAAAggtccctgctcagcactgggagAGGGGTACTTGCTCTGAAATACTTTCTCATTGTTGTGTGACACAACCAGTTCCATTATTCTTGGGCCAAATAGGAAACAGATGGCCACTGTGCTGAAAACAGGTCCTGCAGCCTCTTCCCTCACTCACTCGCTGCTTGGCATCACACTTGTTAACTTAGCATGGGCAGCCCCCAGTGCTGTGTCCGCTCCAGGAGGAGATCCTTGGCCATCCCATATTCCACTTCACTCAGCCTTGTGCCTGGTGACAGCCTTAAGGCTCACCCTGACCTTGCTGAAATTAATGGGGTTCACTTCCTTAGCCCAGGGGACTTTTGGATCTGGCTCAGCAATTCAAGTAATAGGatacaaaagaaaagccaggTCAGACAACTGAGTTTTGTCCTAACTGCATGCCAAAAGGATTATTTATTGGTGTGCAGAAAGGATCTCTGTGTGCAGACCCAGAGAACACCAGAGCCACACACTGGGATCGGAAAGTTGAAAAGGACGTTAACAAGCACGAGTGTAATTTAGTACAAACAGCTTCAGCTTTTCTCATCTC includes these proteins:
- the GPR20 gene encoding G-protein coupled receptor 20, whose product is MTMPTSSTQMPALDSINSTEQPNSNINLFSKFIHSDKQLFTDFYSLWIVLMVVNAIIFLVGVVLNSLALYVFCFRTKTKTTSVIYTINLIVTDLLVGFSLPVRIIMFYSAGDCKNCSLVHIFGYFVNMYCSILFLTCICVDRYLAIVQVEASRKWRNPTCAKGICIFIWIFATVVTFSILTMAIRFAKCCLSKILVLMVCEYFFPLIIIIFFTTRIMCALSKPSLMHQSRERRMRAVQLLITVLIIFMICFTPFHVLQVAISINPDMPHNVSLLVYHVTVTLSSLNSCMDPIVYCFVTNNFQSTMKNIFRKTEPEQTNADILGMNKNSKCSNANITFSNTIGSPLSLPSPSSVQI